In a single window of the Sesamum indicum cultivar Zhongzhi No. 13 linkage group LG16, S_indicum_v1.0, whole genome shotgun sequence genome:
- the LOC105178747 gene encoding uncharacterized protein LOC105178747, giving the protein MHRFGTHCSYISGHDQLVGLGTQVISYTPPGDLPIDSPACLFFPQSIRKEISGIRQFSSESFYEYWGRFKQLVESCPHHQIPDHLLIQYFYEGLSEANRSLVDAASGGALYDKTPSEARKLITTMAANNQQFGSRNDNPPRRLNEVSTSINEHSDKLTSLVEKFIGGSIQQVKICGICTSSGHYTDACPRLHEESTEHADIVGGFSGQEQRRYDPFSNTFNPGWRDHPNLRYGNQPQNFQRVPHQQPPPPPQTNPNNGMPLEDIVKTLALSTQQLQQGTHKFQQETRSSIQNLESQMSQLASSVSRLESQGKFPSQTIINPNQNVSAINLCSGKELQLENSTRHGDTQQDKIEDALEILPKQAESPTKSARKVPRCS; this is encoded by the coding sequence ATGCACAGGTTTGGAACCCATTGTAGTTATATCTCAGGACATGACCAACTAGTAGGTCTTGGAACTCAAGTCATTTCTTATACTCCGCCAGGCGACTTACCCATAGACTCTCCAGCATGTCTCTTCTTTCCTCAGTCTATCCGAAAGGAAATAAGTGGAATACGTCAATTCTCCAGTGAAAGTTTCTACGAATATTGGGGGAGATTTAAGCAATTGGTGGAGAGTTGCCCTCATCACCAAATTCCCGATCATcttctaattcaatatttttatgaaggaTTGTCTGAGGCAAATAGAAGCTTGGTGGATGCAGCTAGTGGAGGTGCTTTGTATGACAAAACTCCTAGCGAAGCACGCAAACTAATCACAACCATGGCGGCTAATAATCAACAATTCGGTAGTAGAAACGACAACCCCCCACGAAGGCTAAACGAAGTAAGTACTTCTATTAATGAACATTCAGATAAACTTACTTCTCTTGTTGAAAAGTTTATAGGGGGAAGCATTCAACAAGTCAAGATTTGTGGGATATGTACATCTTCGGGACATTACACTGACGCTTGTCCTAGACTTCACGAAGAATCAACCGAACATGCTGACATCGTTGGTGGATTTTCTGGGCAAGAACAAAGGAGATATGACCCATTTTCCAATACATTTAACCCTGGATGGCGAGATCACCCAAATTTGAGGTATGGCAATCAACCTCAAAACTTTCAAAGGGTTCCACACCaacaaccaccaccaccacctcaaACCAATCCTAATAATGGTATGCCCCTAGAGGATATCGTGAAGACACTCGCCTTAAGCACCCAACAACTCCAACAAGGAACTCACAAGTTCCAACAAGAAACCCGCTCGAGCATACAAAATTTGGAATCCCAAATGAGCCAATTAGCCTCCTCCGTCAGCCGCTTGGAGTCTCAAGGTAAGTTTCCCTcccaaactattattaatcctAACCAAAACGTTAGTGCTATTAACTTGTGCAGTGGAAAAGAGCTACAACTCGAAAATAGCACTAGGCATGGGGATACACAGCAGGACAAAATAGAGGATGCACTCGAAATTCTTCCAAAACAAGCTGAAAGTCCAACCAAGTCAGCGAGGAAAGTCCCAAGGTGTTCATGA
- the LOC105178748 gene encoding probable glycosyltransferase At5g03795: MWPSSRKSHPSSYFSISPSTLVFVLLTPLLLIFLILCSLGPQKSTLLPSFPWKPLELLSSFSMGLSTGKVGDDHDRSNFNVSISLQDKRLELSSAERRGFLTSGIHRIRYGRSEKVEAILAKARYSIREAARNNNRSFISSSSGSDYVPQGPIYFNANAFYRSYTEMEKVFKIYVYEEGEAPIFHGGPCRSIYTTEGRFIHEMERGELYRTRDAEEAHVYFMPFSVVAMVQYLYEPGAVDMDAMGNTLADYVHTIAHNHPFWNRSLGADHFMLSCHDWGPYTSSYVPLLFNNSIRVLCNANTSEGFNPIKDATLPEINLKFGEITGLLGGPPPSERSILAFFAGGLHGDIRHILLDHWKEKDPDIRVYEKLPPNVSYEAMLKNSKFCLCPSGYEVASPRIVEAIYSECVPVLISDHYVPPFSDVLNWKKFSIVVGVEDIPNIKTILMGISRAKYLKMQMRVKQVQRHFVLNGTPKRFDLFHMIVHSVWLRRLNLRLRASV, encoded by the exons ATGTGGCCTTCATCAAGAAAGTCGCATCCGTCTTCATACTTCTCGATCTCACCTTCCACGTTGGTTTTCGTACTTCTCACCCCTTTGCTCCTCATCTTCTTAATACTATGCAGTTTAGGCCCTCAAAAATCCACGTTGTTACCGTCGTTTCCATGGAAACCTCTAGAGCTATTAAGCTCGTTTTCTATGGGTTTGTCGACCGGCAAAGTTGGAGATGATCATGACCGTAGCAACTTCAACGTGTCGATCTCATTGCAGGATAAAAGACTA GAGTTGTCGAGTGCAGAAAGACGAGGATTCTTGACGAGTGGAATACACAGAATTAGGTACGGCAGATCAGAGAAGGTTGAGGCCATTTTAGCTAAAGCACGATATTCCATTAGAGAGGCTGCAAGAAATAATAACCGTAGCTtcatctcatcatcatcaggcAGTGACTATGTGCCTCAGGGCCCTATCTACTTTAATGCTAATGCGTTTTATAG GAGCTACACAGAAATGGAGAAAGTGTTCAAGATTTACGTGTACGAAGAAGGGGAAGCTCCAATATTCCACGGCGGTCCGTGCCGGAGCATATACACGACGGAGGGAAGGTTCATCCATGAAATGGAGAGGGGAGAGCTATATCGGACGAGGGATGCCGAGGAAGCCCACGTCTACTTCATGCCGTTCAGCGTGGTTGCGATGGTGCAGTATCTGTATGAGCCTGGTGCAGTTGATATGGATGCCATGGGCAACACTTTGGCCGATTATGTGCATACCATTGCCCACAACCACCCCTTCTGGAACCGGAGTCTTGGGGCTGATCACTTCATGCTCTCTTGCCATGATTGG GGGCCTTACACAAGTTCATATGTGCCACTCCTATTCAACAATTCCATAAGAGTCTTGTGCAATGCCAATACTTCTGAAGGCTTCAACCCTATTAAAGATGCAACCCTACCGGAAATCAACCTCAAGTTTGGCGAAATCACTGGTCTTTTAGGCGGCCCGCCGCCCTCGGAAAGGTCCATTCTAGCCTTCTTTGCAGGGGGGCTGCATGGCGACATAAGGCACATTCTATTAGACCattggaaagaaaaagaccCTGACATACGAGTCTACGAGAAGCTCCCCCCCAACGTTTCGTACGAAGCAATGCTGAAGAACAGTAAGTTCTGCCTTTGCCCTAGTGGATATGAAGTCGCCAGTCCACGAATCGTGGAGGCTATTTATTCAGAGTGTGTGCCGGTCCTGATATCTGATCACTACGTCCCCCCGTTCAGCGATGTGTTGAACTGGAAAAAGTTCTCGATCGTGGTGGGAGTCGAGGATATACCGAACATTAAGACTATCTTGATGGGGATTTCTAGGGCTAAGTACTTGAAAATGCAGATGAGAGTGAAGCAAGTGCAAAggcattttgttttaaatgGAACTCCTAAGAGATTTGATCTTTTTCATATGATTGTTCACTCCGTCTGGCTCAGGAGACTGAACCTCAGGCTACGTGCTTCGGTGTAG